In one Culex quinquefasciatus strain JHB chromosome 2, VPISU_Cqui_1.0_pri_paternal, whole genome shotgun sequence genomic region, the following are encoded:
- the LOC6034192 gene encoding proteasomal ubiquitin receptor ADRM1 homolog isoform X2, translating into MSGPIFGSSSALGGSSGGNRHLVEFRAGRMNLVNKMVHPDNRKGLVYVYQAEDGLIHFCWKDRTTGNVEDDLIVFPDDCEFKKIDNVKTGRVFLLKFKSSSRRLFFWMQEPKTDKDEEWCRRINEVINNPPSSNSLGGGSGRGGSGSDNGDLQYIMQNMSQQQLMQLFGGVGQMGGLSSLLGSMSRSSSGNSSSRTSATTPSSRSTLSSSNAGSGTAVTTPTTATAGSPSTPRAPRKNASESSKSSNAGAAVTATPIGAGTGGGEGGNRVRLADLQNYLAGMSPAAAAGSGGQRRNVDLASAVTSDSLSSVIANQEMVDALVEHLPEVEGDDNKKQQLKETLSSPQFQQALSMFSNALQSGQLGPVVSQFQLNAEAVAAANSGDLEQFVKALENAHKSDAGADKKATTPTADKPAESTTAAQEENGKSAEKKTEDDEMAG; encoded by the exons ATGAGTGGACCCATTTTCGGCAGCAGCAGTGCCCTCGGGGGCAGTTCCGGCGGGAATCGCCACCTGGTGGAGTTCCGGGCTGGGCGGATGAATCTGGTGAACAAGATGGTCCACCCGGACAACCGGAAGGGGCTGGTGTACGTGTACCAGGCGGAAGATGGGTTGATTCACTTTTGCTGGAAGGATCGTACGACTGGGAACGTGGAGGACGATTTGATTGTGTTCCCGGACGATTGCGAGTTCAAGAAGATCGACAACGTCAAGACGGGCCGGGTGTTTTTGCTCAAGTTTAAGAGCTCGAGCCGGCGGTTGTTCTTCTGGATGCAGGAGCCCAAGACGGACAAGGATGAGGAGTGGTGCCGCCGGATTAACGAGGTCATCAACAATCCGCCCTCGTCGAACAGTTTGGGCGGGGGTTCGGGCCGGGGTGGCAGTGGAAGCGACAACGGCGACTTGCAGTACATCATGCAGAACATGTCCCAGCAGCAGCTGATGCAGCTGTTTGGCGGCGTGGGTCAGATGGGTGGACTGAGCAGTCTGCTGGGGTCGATGAG CCGCTCGTCTTCCGGCAACTCGAGCAGCCGCACTAGCGCCACCACTCCGTCCAGCCGGAGCACATTGTCGTCGAGTAACGCGGGCAGCGGCACGGCCGTCACAACGCCCACGACCGCCACCGCCGGATCGCCGTCGACGCCGCGTGCCCCCCGCAAGAATGCTTCCGAATCGTCCAAGAGCAGTAATGCTGGCGCTGCGGTCACGGCCACGCCCATTGGAGCTGGCACCGGCGGCGGTGAGGGTGGAAACCGCGTCCGATTGGCCGACCTGCAGAACTACCTGGCCGGTATGAGCCCCGCAGCGGCAGCTGGCTCCGGAGGTCAGCGACGCAACGTTGACCTGGCCTCGGCCGTTACCTCGGACTCGCTGTCTTCGGTGATTGCCAACCAGGAAATGGTGGACGCGCTCGTAGAACATCTTCCCGAGGTCGAAGGCGACGACAACAAGAAGCAACAGCTGAAGGAAACCCTGTCCTCGCCCCAGTTCCAGCAAGCCCTGTCCATGTTCTCCAACGCGCTGCAGTCCGGCCAGCTTGGACCGGTGGTGTCGCAGTTCCAGCTGAACGCCGAAGCCGTCGCCGCGGCCAACAGTGGCGACCTGGAACAGTTTGTGAAAGCCCTCGAAAATGCCCACAAGAGCGATGCCGGCGCCGACAAGAAGGCGACCACTCCCACGGCAGACAAACCAGCGGAATCCACGACGGCAGCCCAAGAGGAAAATGGCAAGTCCGCCGAAAAGAAGACCGAAGACGATGAAATGGCCGGATAG
- the LOC6034192 gene encoding proteasomal ubiquitin receptor ADRM1 homolog isoform X1 encodes MSGPIFGSSSALGGSSGGNRHLVEFRAGRMNLVNKMVHPDNRKGLVYVYQAEDGLIHFCWKDRTTGNVEDDLIVFPDDCEFKKIDNVKTGRVFLLKFKSSSRRLFFWMQEPKTDKDEEWCRRINEVINNPPSSNSLGGGSGRGGSGSDNGDLQYIMQNMSQQQLMQLFGGVGQMGGLSSLLGSMSSRSSSGNSSSRTSATTPSSRSTLSSSNAGSGTAVTTPTTATAGSPSTPRAPRKNASESSKSSNAGAAVTATPIGAGTGGGEGGNRVRLADLQNYLAGMSPAAAAGSGGQRRNVDLASAVTSDSLSSVIANQEMVDALVEHLPEVEGDDNKKQQLKETLSSPQFQQALSMFSNALQSGQLGPVVSQFQLNAEAVAAANSGDLEQFVKALENAHKSDAGADKKATTPTADKPAESTTAAQEENGKSAEKKTEDDEMAG; translated from the exons ATGAGTGGACCCATTTTCGGCAGCAGCAGTGCCCTCGGGGGCAGTTCCGGCGGGAATCGCCACCTGGTGGAGTTCCGGGCTGGGCGGATGAATCTGGTGAACAAGATGGTCCACCCGGACAACCGGAAGGGGCTGGTGTACGTGTACCAGGCGGAAGATGGGTTGATTCACTTTTGCTGGAAGGATCGTACGACTGGGAACGTGGAGGACGATTTGATTGTGTTCCCGGACGATTGCGAGTTCAAGAAGATCGACAACGTCAAGACGGGCCGGGTGTTTTTGCTCAAGTTTAAGAGCTCGAGCCGGCGGTTGTTCTTCTGGATGCAGGAGCCCAAGACGGACAAGGATGAGGAGTGGTGCCGCCGGATTAACGAGGTCATCAACAATCCGCCCTCGTCGAACAGTTTGGGCGGGGGTTCGGGCCGGGGTGGCAGTGGAAGCGACAACGGCGACTTGCAGTACATCATGCAGAACATGTCCCAGCAGCAGCTGATGCAGCTGTTTGGCGGCGTGGGTCAGATGGGTGGACTGAGCAGTCTGCTGGGGTCGATGAG CAGCCGCTCGTCTTCCGGCAACTCGAGCAGCCGCACTAGCGCCACCACTCCGTCCAGCCGGAGCACATTGTCGTCGAGTAACGCGGGCAGCGGCACGGCCGTCACAACGCCCACGACCGCCACCGCCGGATCGCCGTCGACGCCGCGTGCCCCCCGCAAGAATGCTTCCGAATCGTCCAAGAGCAGTAATGCTGGCGCTGCGGTCACGGCCACGCCCATTGGAGCTGGCACCGGCGGCGGTGAGGGTGGAAACCGCGTCCGATTGGCCGACCTGCAGAACTACCTGGCCGGTATGAGCCCCGCAGCGGCAGCTGGCTCCGGAGGTCAGCGACGCAACGTTGACCTGGCCTCGGCCGTTACCTCGGACTCGCTGTCTTCGGTGATTGCCAACCAGGAAATGGTGGACGCGCTCGTAGAACATCTTCCCGAGGTCGAAGGCGACGACAACAAGAAGCAACAGCTGAAGGAAACCCTGTCCTCGCCCCAGTTCCAGCAAGCCCTGTCCATGTTCTCCAACGCGCTGCAGTCCGGCCAGCTTGGACCGGTGGTGTCGCAGTTCCAGCTGAACGCCGAAGCCGTCGCCGCGGCCAACAGTGGCGACCTGGAACAGTTTGTGAAAGCCCTCGAAAATGCCCACAAGAGCGATGCCGGCGCCGACAAGAAGGCGACCACTCCCACGGCAGACAAACCAGCGGAATCCACGACGGCAGCCCAAGAGGAAAATGGCAAGTCCGCCGAAAAGAAGACCGAAGACGATGAAATGGCCGGATAG
- the LOC6034193 gene encoding DNA-directed RNA polymerases I, II, and III subunit RPABC4: protein MSDPSSKDTVLKTAMIYVCGECHHENEMRPRDPIRCRECGYRIMYKKRTKRLVVFDAR from the exons ATGTCGGACCCCAGCTCCAAGGACACGGTGCTGAAAACCGCAATGATTTACGTTTGCGGCG AATGCCACCACGAGAACGAGATGCGACCCCGGGATCCGATCCGTTGCCGAGAATGTGGCTACCGCATCATGTACAAGAAGCGAACAAAGcgat tGGTTGTCTTCGATGCTCGTTAA
- the LOC6034194 gene encoding ubiquitin-protein ligase E3C: MFNFDGDFRPRRPQQNFGGASQKSDRLTIIRKAQQERQKREDARRQQNGATVIQSSVRSFVQRQAVKGRERDRFDEYRRTCGVRNLQDLEYLTKRIVFFYHGRNGKDGDRLIFLCQYVIKNPKEVFEAAATQPMWTYRIKKLLGLCLQQIFVPEHSPTIPMRMLEIYSSNAYVGKYIPEEPTTGTASSSRTYLEAIFCYLIRQKYFRIVRRLIEEKIPPVDEDTTTIPNPIAEALLQMLLRPLKLLPTANETFNASILQSFSFHILSPDFSAQLKHYIVPALAASTDFPYISLVRFIAEEYQGRLDYQNTILVDIDDEMDGGGVTAESTPVSKKARKNPDQESLQLSSSLLYSVMKLGENQFDKLNTEELYSAYVKVLSSMVSNLTKLPRLALVTYQPRQDDSSDSESDSEDVPMLTNCENQTLSEVIAMLNDNQRVSYVVSFIDDILDKPEVVQHLCLICHNLMTYNRLAVYQYKLLYMLASKPQFVRSLWYTLTAQTASQGFSSPISLLSKGLTISKYDSDRIVPILASFCALFGRLIATLHDGEFCQENVLPGTVSKIMPFTIPEIIPLSTTLKEISLGLVELAFPETRSSLKDSYRTMLTSLNNESTSHYRLKCDPNEQSKNVWPHLLKVCVSLLRQIHTRDLRRTFCPDGHWTAQNLNLPLDKPTDLHLSRRRGPRPFQPIRDFTREDVEDGPPLSTKQIRSITILREIPFVVAFNTRVGVFQGLVAADKLRTQGDLQGFLQGPSIQLTVRRSHLYEDAFDKLSPMNEPDLRPKFRIEMVNSAGMREAGIDGGGVFREFLSELLKTAFDPHRGFFMITKDNMLYPNPSVGKIVEDYQRHYYFIGRILGKALYENLLVELPLAEFFLSKLAGKHSDVDIHQLASLDPVLHRNLMSLKAYEGDVADLGLDFTIVCDELGETRVEELKPNGANITVSSSNRLEYIQLMADFKLNKQIRSQCLAFRQGLANVLPIEWLYMFSNKELQVLISGAEIPVDVHDLRQNTRYGGDFTLEHNTIQLFWKVVEEFDDIQRRQLLKFVTSCSRPPLLGFKDLDPPFCIQNAGDTDRLPSASTCMNLLKLPAFDKEDMLREKLLYAIQSGAGFELS, encoded by the exons ATCTTCCTGTGCCAGTATGTGATCAAAAATCCGAAGGAGGTCTTCGAAGCGGCTGCAACGCAGCCCATGTGGACGTATCGTATCAAGAAGCTGCTGGGATTGTGTCTGCAGCAGATATTTGTTCCGGAACATTCGCCG ACAATCCCGATGCGTATGCTGGAGATTTACTCGTCTAACGCGTACGTTGGCAAATACATCCCCGAAGAGCCGACGACCGGAACCGCCAGCAGCAGTCGAACATATCTGGAGGCTATCTTCTGTTACCTCATTCGGCAAAAGTACTTCCGGATCGTGCGTCGACTAATCGAGGAGAAGATTCCCCCGGTGGACGAGGACACGACGACGATTCCGAACCCGATTGCCGAAGCACTGCTGCAGATGCTGCTGCGACCGCTCAAGTTGCTGCCAACAGCAAACGAAACCTTCAACGCGAGCATCCTGCAGTCATTCAGCTTCCACATCCTGTCGCCGGACTTTTCCGCCCAGCTCAAGCACTACATTGTGCCGGCGCTGGCAGCCAGCACCGACTTTCCGTACATTTCCCTCGTTCGGTTCATTGCCGAAGAGTACCAGGGACGGTTGGACTACCAGAACACGATCCTGGTGGACATTGATGATGAGATGGATGGAGGCGGGGTCACCGCCGAAAGCACTCCGGTCAGCAAAAAGGCACGCAAGAATCCAGACCAGGAATCGTTGCAGCTGTCGAGCTCTCTGCTGTACTCCGTAATGAAGCTGGGCGAGAATCAATTTG ACAAACTAAACACCGAAGAGTTGTACAGCGCGTACGTCAAGGTGCTCTCCTCGATGGTTAGCAACCTCACCAAACTGCCGCGGCTCGCCCTCGTTACGTACCAGCCCCGGCAGGACGATTCCAGCGATTCCGAGTCGGACTCCGAGGACGTTCCCATGCTGACCAACTGCGAGAACCAGACCCTCTCCGAAGTGATCGCCATGCTGAACGACAACCAGCGAGTTTCGTACGTGGTGAGCTTCATCGACGACATCCTGGACAAGCCGGAAGTGGTGCAGCATCTGTGTCTGATCTGCCACAACCTAATGACGTACAATCGACTCGCGGTCTACCAGTACAAGCTGCTGTACATGCTCGCCTCAAAGCCGCAGTTTGTGCGATCGCTGTGGTACACATTGACAGCGCAAACCGCAAGTCAGGGCTTCTCGTCGCCGATTTCGCTGCTGTCCAAAGGGTTGACCATCT CAAAATACGACTCGGACCGCATCGTCCCCATCCTGGCCTCGTTCTGCGCCCTCTTCGGTCGCCTCATCGCCACCCTGCACGACGGCGAATTCTGCCAGGAAAACGTACTGCCCGGAACGGTCAGCAAAATCATGCCCTTCACCATCCCGGAGATCATCCCGCTGAGCACCACCCTCAAGGAGATTTCACTCGGGCTAGTCGAGCTGGCCTTCCCGGAAACCCGCTCCTCCCTCAAGGACAGCTACCGCACCATGCTCACCTCGCTGAACAACGAATCGACCTCCCACTACCGGCTCAAGTGCGACCCCAACGAGCAGAGCAAAAACGTGTGGCCACACCTCCTAAAAGTGTGCGTCTCATTGCTCCGGCAAATCCACACCCGCGACCTGCGCCGAACGTTCTGCCCCGACGGCCACTGGACGGCtcagaatctgaatctgcccctGGACAAACCCACCGATCTGCATCTGTCGCGACGACGAGGACCGCGCCCCTTCCAACCCATCCGGGACTTTACGCGGGAGGACGTCGAGGACGGACCGCCGCTGTCCACCAAGCAGATTCGCTCGATTACGATCCTGCGCGAGATCCCATTTGTGGTGGCGTTCAACACGCGCGTCGGCGTCTTTCAGGGTCTGGTGGCGGCGGACAAACTGAGGACGCAGGGCGATTTGCAGGGATTCCTGCAGGGGCCGTCCATTCAGCTTACGGTGCGGCGGTCACATCTGTACGAGGACGCGTTCGACAAGCTGAGTCCGATGAATG AGCCCGACCTCCGCCCCAAGTTCCGCATCGAGATGGTCAACTCGGCCGGTATGCGCGAGGCCGGCATCGACGGCGGCGGAGTGTTTCGCGAGTTTCTGTCGGAGCTGCTCAAGACCGCGTTCGACCCGCACCGGGGCTTCTTCAT GATCACCAAGGACAACATGCTGTACCCGAATCCGAGCGTCGGTAAGATTGTGGAGGATTACCAGCGACATTACTACTTTATCGGGCGCATTCTGGGCAAGGCACTGTACGAGAACCTGCTGGTGGAGTTGCCGTTGGCGGAGTTTTTCCTCTCGAAGCTGGCCGGAAAGCACTCGGACGTGGACATTCATCAGCTGGCGTCGCTGGATCCGGTGCTGCACAG gaACTTGATGTCGCTGAAAGCTTACGAAGGGGACGTCGCGGATCTCGGGCTGGACTTTACGATAGTCTGCGACGAGTTGGGCGAAACGAGGGTTGAGGAGCTGAAGCCAAACGGAGCCAACATTACCGTTAGCTCGTCGAATCGGCTCGAGTACATTCAACTGATGGCGGACTTTAAGCTGAACAAGCAAATTCGCTCGCAGTGTCTGGCCTTCCGGCAGGGTCTCGCGAACGTATTACCCATCGAATGGCTTTACATGTTCAGCAACAAGGAGCTCCAGGTGTTGATATCGGGCGCGGAAATCCCCGTGGACGTGCACGACCTGCGGCAGAACACCCGCTACGGTGGAGACTTTACCCTCGAACACAACACGATCCAGCTGTTTTGGAAGGTCGTCGAGGAGTTTGACGACATCCAGCGGCGGCAGCTGCTCAAGTTTGTTACGAGCTGCTCGCGGCCTCCGCTGCTGGGTTTCAAGGATCTGGACCCGCCGTTTTGCATCCAGAATGCCGGCGACACGGACCGCCTGCCCTCGGCCAGCACCTGCATGAATCTGCTCAAGCTGCCGGCCTTCGACAAGGAGGACATGCTGCGGGAGAAGCTGCTGTACGCGATCCAGAGTGGGGCCGGGTTTGAGTTGAGCTAA